GTCCCTATCGTTCCTTCGATAGAATTTTCGATAGGAACTATGATCTCATCAACGCTTTTTTTATCGGCAGAGACCAGCGCATCGTGGAAAGTGGCAAAAGGCTGCATAGAAACTTTGCCTTTGATCTTTCTTGCATAGATCTTGCTGGCTTCTTCTGAAAATGTCCCTTCAGGACCTAAGTACCCTACTTTCATACTGCACGACCTCCATGTTGGATTCTTTGAGCATCTGGCTTGCCAATTCGTCGGGGTATCCGCCTTCGTAAACCAAACGGACGATCCCCGCATTTACCATCATTTTAACGCAAATAACGCACGGTTGATAGGTGCAATACATCGTACTGCCGTCTATTTTAACTCCATGCACCGCAGCCTGTATGATGGAATTTTGTTCAGCATGGAGGCCGCGGCACAACTCATGCCTCTGTCCCGATGGAACATTCATCTGTTTACGTATGCAGGTTTCTTCGGTGCAGTGCTCAAATCCCTTAGGCGATCCATTATACCCTGACGCTAACATATGGTTGTCTTTGACTACTATCGCCCCGACTTGGCGCTTAACGCATGTCGCGCGCGTTGAAACATCTTTGGTTATTTTCATGAAGTACTCGTCCCATGAAGGTCTTAAGTCCATTATTTTTTCCTGGTAATAACAGACTTTACGGCTGCAACTATATCTTGAGGCGTTAATCCATATTTGACAAGCAATTCTGCTGGCTTTCCCGATTCCCCAAATGTGTCTTTGACGCCCACACGCACAACGGGGACGGG
This portion of the Candidatus Saganbacteria bacterium genome encodes:
- a CDS encoding dCMP deaminase family protein translates to MDLRPSWDEYFMKITKDVSTRATCVKRQVGAIVVKDNHMLASGYNGSPKGFEHCTEETCIRKQMNVPSGQRHELCRGLHAEQNSIIQAAVHGVKIDGSTMYCTYQPCVICVKMMVNAGIVRLVYEGGYPDELASQMLKESNMEVVQYESRVLRS